The window GGAACAATGGTTTGGGTAGAACTCGTAAATGCCGGAGTAATTACTTTGGTGTTACAAGACCCGATTGTAAAAGTTGTTGTTGAAATTGGCGGACAAAGTGTGTAATTATATACCGTCGTCAATTTTGTTTCACAATTGTTTTTGGTTACCGAGCAAGTATAGTTTCCTGATCCATACAATTCAGGATTGATAAAATAAGAAATTGCCCCCGGTATAGCAACACCATTTAAATACCATTGGTAGCCATCGTAATTATTATCCACCTGCAAAAGAATCCCTGCGTAGCAATCCCCAGTTTTTGTAATTGCAGGAACAGAAGAAAATCCTGAAAAATATCCGCCATATCCTACAGCACCACTTCCTGCAGCAATTCCTGCGGTCATTGCTTTTGTAGAGTTTAACGTTACGTTTCCGGTCACATTCTGAATAGAGTAGCTTACCCAGTTAGGATTTCCTGTTACAGGATAAGGTCCGTTTCCGGCTGCAATAGCTCCTCCGTTTAAGGTTACCGTTGCTCCGGCTTGGGTAATAATATTTAATCTTGTAGTAAAAGTTTGCCCTCCAATCTTGTTAATCAATCCTATTTCATCAATTTTGTTAGGCATAAAACAGCTCAATGGCGGGATGAAATTCATTCCTCCCGAAGCATATTCATTTCCATTGGTAGCGCCAGAGAGAAGCTGATACACATATACATTTTTGGTAGAAGAAATATTCATATTATAATGTCCATTTCCTTGGTTGATATATCTTGTACTAGGAACTAAATAATATTGACCTTCATTTAGAGTAGTGATTGCTCCCGTGCCATTGAAAGTAATCTGCGTATTGTTTTCTGTAGCAATAATTAAGGCAGTTTCCATTTGAGATGTCACGGTACCGTTTCCTTTTACCACCACAAAATCTTTTCCTAAACGATCTACAGGAACTGCCTGATCCATCAAAATATCATTGTTGGTAAGATTTAGAGAGGTATAAGCGGCATTAAAGTTTCCGTTGGTTACAGAAATTGCTTTTGTGGCAACAATTTTTGCTCCTACTAATCCTGCTTTATTGACATTTGAGAAAGAACTTACAACGTCTAAAATATAAGATTTACCCTTATTAAGGGTAAATGTTCTTGTGGGTGAAGATATTCCGTCTGAAAAAGTAATGTTCGGATTGTACCCGGAAATCGTAACAACGGTGTTGTCTTCAGTCGCGGTAACACCAATAGTGGCATTCATGTGGTTTTCGGATCCAGAAATAGGAGCTACACCTGCATAAAATGTTGTCCCCAAACCTGCTGCTCCTTTTGAAGTAAGAATTTCAGCATGATTCGACATTGCAAATCTATAATTGGCGAAGAATTTTTTAGGACCTTTTACATTCAATCCCATGTTATTCGGGGTAAACAATTGGCTTTGAGCGGAAGCGATCAAAAAGTTATTAGGGATAATTACCTGTGTCGGATTATTTTTGCTCACCTGAACCGTAGTAAACAATGTATTATTGTTGAAAATCTGTACCGAAAAAGGTACTGCTTCATTGGTTGATAAATATAAATATCCTTCAAGACCTCCCGTTCCTGCTTTTGCGGACATCGGAGCAAACCAATGCTCTGTATCGAGCTGAGCATTAAATAATAAACAATAAAACGTGCAAATAAGTAGTAGATATTTTTTCATGCCTAAATTTAAGGGGCGACAAATTTATGTATTAATAATCAAATTTTTACAGTGTTTTTTTAACACTTTTTTAATATTCGTCGAAATGTGGAAAACTTAAAATTAGCGTCATATATTGTTAATATTCCAATATAATATTCTAGGCACAAAAAATCCCGATGAAAAAAATCATCGGGATTCATATTTTAAAACTTGAAAAAGTTATTATAAGCTAACTCTTACAAATCCTGTTACTTTAAGGTCTCCGTTTACAGACTTTACATAGTCAGCAACTGAAATAGAGCTGTCTTTAATGAAATCTTGGTGTACCAAAGTGTTGTCTTTGTAGAATCTCTGCATTTTACCTTTCAAGATATTGTCGATAATGTTTGCAGGCTTACCTTCTTCAGTCAATTTGTGTCTTTCGATTTCCAATTCTTTGTCAATCGTTTCCTGAGAAACAGAAGTTTCGTCAAGAGCGATAGGGTTCATAGCAGCAGCCTGCATAGAAACAGATTTAGCAGCTTCGTCAGCTCCGTCTACTTTTGCAGAAAGAGAAGTGATTGCAGCGATTTTGTTTCCAGCGTGGATGTAAGCTCCTAAGAAAGGACCTGTAATTCTTTCGAATGCACCAATCTCGATTTTCTCACCGATAACTCCAGTTTGCTCGATTAATTTTTCAGCAACAGTCATTCCGTGGAAGTCTGTAGCTAATAATTCTTCTTTAGTAGCAGCGAAAATAGCCATTTCAGCAATTTCGTAAGCTAGCTCGATAAATGCTTCGTTTTTAGCAACAAAGTCAGTTTCGCAGTTTAGAGAAATTACAACACCTAAAGTGTTATCTTCGTTTACTCTTGCGATTACAGCACCTTCAGAAGAATCTCTGTCTGCTCTGTTAGCTGCAACTTTTTGTCCTTTTTTTCTAAGGATATCAACTGCTTTTTCGAAGTCTCCTTCTGCTTCAACTAAAGCTTTCTTGC is drawn from Chryseobacterium muglaense and contains these coding sequences:
- the tsf gene encoding translation elongation factor Ts — its product is MSYSPAAADVAKLRNQTGAGMMDCKKALVEAEGDFEKAVDILRKKGQKVAANRADRDSSEGAVIARVNEDNTLGVVISLNCETDFVAKNEAFIELAYEIAEMAIFAATKEELLATDFHGMTVAEKLIEQTGVIGEKIEIGAFERITGPFLGAYIHAGNKIAAITSLSAKVDGADEAAKSVSMQAAAMNPIALDETSVSQETIDKELEIERHKLTEEGKPANIIDNILKGKMQRFYKDNTLVHQDFIKDSSISVADYVKSVNGDLKVTGFVRVSL